The genomic interval AACATCCATCCGCGCAGGCGGGCGAAGGTCCTGGCACGGTACGGGGCATGAGCCGCCACGTCTGCCCCGGCTGCGGGTACGTCTACGACGAGACCGCCGGCCACCCACGCGAGGGGTTCCCGCCCGGCACGCCGTGGTCGGCGATCCCCGACGACTGGGCCTGCCCGGACTGCGCGGTACGCGACAAGGCCGACTTCGAGCCCGCGGCGTGAGGCGCCGCGCCCCGTACGCGCAGGCCGCCAAGGAGCTGCTGCGCGAGTCGCTGCTCGACGGTGCGCGCGAGCTGCTCGCCGAGCGCGACTGGGCCGACGTCACGATGGCGCAGATCGCGGCGGCGGCCGGGGTCAGCCGCCAGACGGTCTACAACGAGTTCGGCTCGCGCGAGGAGTTCGCGCAGGCGCTGGTCGTGCGCGAGGCCGAGCGGTTCGTCGCCGCCGTCCACGAGGCGGTGCGCGCCAACGCCGCGGACCCGGTGAAGGCGCTCGCCGCAGCGTTCGAGGTGTTCCTGCTGGCCGCCGAGGAGGACCCGCTCGTGCGCGCGGTGCTCACCGGCCAGGGGAGCGAGGAGCTGCTCGCGCTCGTCACCACGCAGGGCGAGCCGGTGCTCCAGCGCGCCACCGAGCAGCTGCAGGCGGTCGTCCTCGAGCACTGGGACGGCCTGCGCCCGGCGCAGGCGCGGCTGCTGTCCGAGGCCGTCGTGCGCCTCGCGATCAGCTACGCGACGCTGCCGAGCGGTCCGTCGGCGATGACCGCCGCGCAGGTCAGCGCGCTCCTCGGCCCGTTCGTGCGCGACGCCCTCGGCACCTGACCGCCCGCCCCGGGGCCGGGCCCGGTCAGAGTGCCGCGCGGATGGCGGTCTCGAAGCTGCGGAAGCCGAACGAGCCCTCCAGGCGTGCCGCCACCGTGCCGTCGCGGCGGATCGTGAACAGCCACGGCTCGGTCGGCAGGCCGAACGCCTCCAGCGGCGGGCGCAGCCCCTTGGAGAGGTCGTTGTCGACGTAGACCTCCTGGTGGATGAAGGCCATCCGGTCCCCGTACTTGGCCTTGAGCTGCAGCTCGATGTCGACGACCGGGCCGCAGACGCGCGACTGGCACAGCTGCGGCGTGGCGAACAGGAGCGCGACGGGCCTCTTGCCCAGGACGTCCTTCAGGGACTCGTCGTGCAGGTCCGACGGCGGGATGCGCGTGTCGATCGACGCGACGTCCCCGCCCGCGGAGGCGACGGTGTCGGTCTCGACGGCGGGCGCCTTCTCGCCCGGGGCGACGACCGGGTCCTTCGCCGGGTCGATGACCTCGATCTGCGAGGGCGCCCCGACGAGGTCGCCGTTCACCTCGCTGACGACGAGCACCCGGTAGGCCCCGGGCTGCGCGGCCTGCACCTGCGCGGTGTACACGGCCGCGAACGGGTCCTTCTCGCTGGCGGCCTGCCGGCTGCGGAACGGCGGGTCGGTGACGAGCAGGTCGGCGGGCGCCGGGAACGGCCCGATCGCCTTCGCGTTCTCCGACCGGGCGAGGTACACGACCGTGGGCGCGTAGACGAACGCGTTCTCGCCGTCGATGACCCCGAACGCCAGCCGCGGCTTCGGCGTCGGGAAGATCGTCGTCGCCAGCCCGACCGTCGTGCCGGTCCCGTCGAGGCCGTCGGCGAGCTCGCGCAGCGTGCGGCCGTCGGCCTGCGGGAAGCGGGACACGTCGACGTTCGTCGCCTTCGCGAGCTCGGCCCGCAGCGTCGCCGATGCGGGTCCGCGCGGGGCGCGGTCGCCGCCCCCGTCGTCGTCGGAGCCGCAGGCCGCCACCGCGGTCCCACTGAGCGCGGCGAGCAGGACGGCGAGGACGCGGCGTGCGGGCATGGACACATGATCCCTGACGGCCCGGCGTGACGGGCCTGTACCCTTGAGGAACGACGGGCCGCCTACTCGACCTGGACCTTCGAGGTCCGACCGCGCCACGCACCCGGCCTCGTGCCGGGTGGCCAGTCCGGTGGTCGGGAGTGTCACGCCGCCCAGGCAGACACGATCATCAGTCCTGGGACGTTTGTAGTTCGAGGTGGCCATCGTCGGGCGCCGGGCGGGTCCTCCGGGACCCGCCCACAGCCCGCCCGGCCTGCGTCGGCCGTCAGGGCGCGAGCAGCCGCATCGCCGCGTCGACCGCGTCCGGGGCGAGGTCCAGGAGCTGCTCGGGATGGCCGGCGAGCACGCGGTCGTACGCGAGCGCCTCGACGGCGCCGAGGAGCGCGAGGAGCCGCGCCCGCGGCGGTGGCAGGTCCGGGCGGCCGACCCGCTCGAGCGCGGCGGCGAACACGACGAGGAACTGGTCGAGCGCCTCGGCGCGCCGCTGCAGGGCGACGTTCCCGGCGCCGCGGATCTCGATCAGGAAGGTCCGCGCCGCGGTCGGGCGCTCGGCGAACCACGCGAAGTACGCGACCGCGGCCTGCTCGATCCCGTCCTCGAGCGTGGTGACCTGGGCCAGCGACCGCCCGAGGTCGGTCATCAGGGCCTGCACCACCGACTCGTAGGCCTCCAGGAAGCACTCCTCCTTGCCGGGGAAGTGCGCGTAGAAGGTCGACAGCGAGACCCCGGCCGTCCGGGCGATCTCCCCGACCTTCACGCCCGCGTAGCCGTGCTCGGCCACGAGCTCCACGAGGGCGTCGAGCAGGCGCGTGCGCTGCGAGCTCGCGACCACCTGCCCGCCAGGAGAGTGCCGGCCGCGGGGCAGCGGCCGCGGCGGTGGCTCGTCCGGATTGACCGCGCGCATCGTGCGACATTTGACCAGACCCGGAGGTCGGGACGGCCAGGACCTCCGGATTGGCGCGGACGACCTCTACCCGAGCGCGTGCCCGAGCCGCTGCAGCGCCTCGTCCAGCTCGGCGTCCGGGAGGGCCAGCGACAGGCGCGCCCAGCCCGCCCCGCGCGCCCCGAACCCCTCCCCCGGTGCGACCGCGACCCGCGTGCGATCGAGCAGCCGCCGGGCGCTCCAGCCCTCCGGCAGCCGCCACCACGCGTAGAACGTGCCCTGCGGCGGCTCGATCCCGGGAAGCCCGGCCGCGACGAGCCGGTCGCGACGCGCCGCGTAGACGGCCGCGCGGTCGGCCACCGTCGCCTGGTCGCCGTCGAGGGCCGCCGCGAGCCCGTGCTGCAGGGCGGTGAAGACGCCGGCGTGCATGTGGTCCAGGAGCAGCTGCACGCGCGCCACGACCTCGGCGTTCCCGACGACGAAGCCGATCCGCCAGCCCGCCATGCCGTGGACCTTGGAGGCGGACCACAGCTCGACCGCCACGTCCGCCGCCCCGTCGAGCTCGAGCACGCTCCGCGCCCGGCGCCCGTCGAAGGCGAGGAACCCGTAGGCGAGGTCGTGCACGAGCGTCAGGCCGTGCGCGTGCGCGCGCTCGACCGCGGTGCGCAGCGTGGCGTCCGTCGCCAGCACGGCGCAGGGGTTGGACGGGTAGTTCAGCACCGCGACGGTCGCCGCGGCGAGGTCCGCGGCGGCGACCGCGTCCCAGTCGGGCTGCCAGCCCGCGCGCTGCTCCAGCGGCAGCGCGACCGTGCGGGCACCGGCGAGCGCGACGCCGCTGGGGTAGTCCGGGTAGCCGGGGTCGGGCAGCAGGACGGCGTCGCCGCGCTGGGCGAGCGCGAGCGCGAGCAGCGTGATCGCGGTCTTGGTGCCGGGCACGACCGCGACCTGGCGGTCGGGGTCCAGCGTCACGCCGTGGTCGGCCGCGTAGCGCCGGGCGATCGCCTCGCGCAGGGCGCGCTGACCGTCGAAGGGCGGGTAGCCGTGGACCGCCGGGGTGGCGGTCTGCCCGAGCGCCTCGGCGACCGCGGCGAGCGCGTGGGCGGGCGGCGGCAGGTCGGGGTTGCCGCGACCGAGGTCGATCACCGGCGGGCCGGGCGTGGCGCGCGCGGCGGCCACCGCGGCGAGGATCCCGGTGAAGAACTGCGGGGGCAGGCGCTCCAGCCGGTCGGGTCGGGGCACCCCGGCAACCTAGCGTTCACGAGATCCGGTCGTGCGCCTGCCAGCCTGCCGGGGATGCGGTCCCTCGGACACCTCCCGGTGCTCGCGCTCGCGCTCGCCGGGGCCGCCGGGGTCGTCGTCCTCGCCGGGGTGCTGCCGCTGCCCGACCCGTACCCGGCGGCGCGCGACGCGGTCGACGAGCTGGGCGCCTGGACCTACCTGCTCGTCGGGGCGGTCGTGCTGCTGGAGACGAGCGTCGGGCTGGGGATGCTCTCGCCCGGCGAGGCGGTGATCGCGGTCGCGGGTGCGGCGGCGGCCGCGGGCGTCCTGGACCCGGTGGTGCTCGTGGCGGTCGCCTGGTGCTGCGGCGTCGCGGGCGACACGCTCAGCTGGGCGCTCGGCCGCCGCTACGGGCAGGCCGCGCTGCCGCGCATCGGCCGGCGGGTCGGGCTGACGCCCGCGCGGGTGGACCGCGTCGCCGCGCGCGTGGCGCGGGGCGGCGGCTGGGTGCTGATCGCCGGGCGCTTCGTCGGCCCGGTGCGCGTGCTCGCCCCGTTCCTGTGCGGCGCCAGCGGCATGCGCTACCGGAAGTTCCTCCCGTTCGACGTGGTCGGGATCGCGCTGTGGGCGGGCACGTACCTGGCGATCGGCTGGGCGTTCTCCGACGCGCTGGAGTCCGCGACCGGGCGCGCGGGGCAGATCGGCATCGCCGTGCTGCTCGCGGGCGGGATCGTGGTGCTGGCGCTGCGGCGCGTCAGCCCGGCGCCGGGACCGTCGCCGACGCCGGATCCGGCTCGCCCCGCCTGAGCGCCCGCAGCCGCGCGCCGCGCGCGACCTCGCGCTCG from Paraconexibacter algicola carries:
- a CDS encoding rubredoxin gives rise to the protein MSRHVCPGCGYVYDETAGHPREGFPPGTPWSAIPDDWACPDCAVRDKADFEPAA
- a CDS encoding DedA family protein; its protein translation is MRSLGHLPVLALALAGAAGVVVLAGVLPLPDPYPAARDAVDELGAWTYLLVGAVVLLETSVGLGMLSPGEAVIAVAGAAAAAGVLDPVVLVAVAWCCGVAGDTLSWALGRRYGQAALPRIGRRVGLTPARVDRVAARVARGGGWVLIAGRFVGPVRVLAPFLCGASGMRYRKFLPFDVVGIALWAGTYLAIGWAFSDALESATGRAGQIGIAVLLAGGIVVLALRRVSPAPGPSPTPDPARPA
- a CDS encoding pyridoxal phosphate-dependent aminotransferase; protein product: MPRPDRLERLPPQFFTGILAAVAAARATPGPPVIDLGRGNPDLPPPAHALAAVAEALGQTATPAVHGYPPFDGQRALREAIARRYAADHGVTLDPDRQVAVVPGTKTAITLLALALAQRGDAVLLPDPGYPDYPSGVALAGARTVALPLEQRAGWQPDWDAVAAADLAAATVAVLNYPSNPCAVLATDATLRTAVERAHAHGLTLVHDLAYGFLAFDGRRARSVLELDGAADVAVELWSASKVHGMAGWRIGFVVGNAEVVARVQLLLDHMHAGVFTALQHGLAAALDGDQATVADRAAVYAARRDRLVAAGLPGIEPPQGTFYAWWRLPEGWSARRLLDRTRVAVAPGEGFGARGAGWARLSLALPDAELDEALQRLGHALG
- a CDS encoding TetR/AcrR family transcriptional regulator, translated to MVASSQRTRLLDALVELVAEHGYAGVKVGEIARTAGVSLSTFYAHFPGKEECFLEAYESVVQALMTDLGRSLAQVTTLEDGIEQAAVAYFAWFAERPTAARTFLIEIRGAGNVALQRRAEALDQFLVVFAAALERVGRPDLPPPRARLLALLGAVEALAYDRVLAGHPEQLLDLAPDAVDAAMRLLAP
- a CDS encoding TetR/AcrR family transcriptional regulator — protein: MRRRAPYAQAAKELLRESLLDGARELLAERDWADVTMAQIAAAAGVSRQTVYNEFGSREEFAQALVVREAERFVAAVHEAVRANAADPVKALAAAFEVFLLAAEEDPLVRAVLTGQGSEELLALVTTQGEPVLQRATEQLQAVVLEHWDGLRPAQARLLSEAVVRLAISYATLPSGPSAMTAAQVSALLGPFVRDALGT